Within Carassius gibelio isolate Cgi1373 ecotype wild population from Czech Republic chromosome A21, carGib1.2-hapl.c, whole genome shotgun sequence, the genomic segment AGATTACATTGATATGATCTGGTGTGAAAGCAATCAATAAAGATAACGTAGGCAGTGTCTAAAGGGAAGGCTTTGATTCTAAACTGTATTGCAGTTATGAATTATATGTTTTAACAACACTTAGACTGTATTGTGTCTTCACAGGTGGAAGAGGCACGTGCTCGCTTGACAAAGTAAGTTTATTTGGTCCTACTTCGAAGTAGAATTCATCACTATGTGGCTTAGTAATTTTTAACTATTtgcatttactgaaaatgtaattattgaaCAATCTATtaagtatatattattttaaagaatagaTTAATAAATATCATGGTTAGCTATATTAATAGATCAATAtcattatatataacaatatataaatatatattatattgtgtgtgtgttatagatatttatattactgtttgaatgaatatacaatatataatatacaatgaatattgttaacatattgtaataacttacatttcaatgtttatgtaaaatggtatttctctaatatttttttttttctgcaggttGGCCAACTGCAAGGAAGGTACGGTGGTTTCCTTTAAATTCCTCTTTTATAGATAAAACAGAAATAACTGCACATGTGCATTCAGCATGACGATATTTAGTAGTATCATTTACTATTTCAAAAGACAGATATTCTCTCGTGCATAAGAGGACACAGAAAAATTGCTCCAAATTACTGTAAATTTCTTTGTTTTGGAAAAAACTACATTACACTGTCCTTCATTTTTTGGGATGTTTTCGTTTGCTTTTATCAGACCTGCAATGGAGCCACCAGGAGACCCAATAAGGATTCCCAAACCCTCTCTTCCAGGGGTGCACAGAAGTGCCTCCTCTGTTACACCAGGCTATCAGAACAGGTTAAatgcatcttttatttatttaaaaaaaaaaaattattataacttTACGCTGCACCATTCTTTCACAAAGCTGCCACTGTAACTTGTACCTCGCTTTTCCAACAGAAAACCTGAGCACATGAAGGAGGTAATCACagtataagcacacacacacataggctatatatatatatatatatatatgcatgtatgtatgtaaatatatatgtttgtgcaACTTGCATAGTTTTCAATCACTCACATTTcaatttcatgttttttgttcAGCGGTTTCATGATGACAGTAAGTAACTTTGTCCatattgtgtgtgtttatatattttgatgagatggttaacatacattttattatcagtaaagaaaaaaaagttaagaaaacGAATTCAGTTTTAAGCTTTATTAACACTCTGTAATTCTTACAGCTGCCATGCACAACTCCAACACATTCCCAATGCACACCAGGAACCTTTCACCAAGGCCGCCGGGAACCCACGGAAAGTCCTATCAAACAGACAAGTACGGATTCAAATGAGCACACGTGCATCACGGAGACATCTGCAAGACGTATTTTTGAGAGAGTGTTTGCTGCTCTGCAATACATCTATACAACGTTTATTATCAGATGTCAAGCAGAGGTTTAAATAATGTCGGTTTTAATGTAGAACAGATATCTTAAACACATCTATCAGATGATTGTTCACAGCAGATGCATCTTGCAGAGTGTGCTATCTGGGTGTTGAATTAATCCAGATATTCAGAAATATTAgttacaatattatatttaacaattttttcgGTCACATTTCACAGTGTTCACCCCAATCGATCACTACCAGCAAAACTGCAGGAGGGTAAGCGCGCATtgtattagtttgattaattttactATACATTTAATGAGAAtaactaattttattttgttgaatgaaAGCAATGAACGATCACCAAAGAAGTGCAAGAGGACCACCACTACATGCAGACATGGGCAGCAAGCAGGTACAGAGGGTTGAATCAACAGTCACACCACTACAGATCAACCAGCAGGTGGCGCCTTCGTGAAGCATTTGCTCTCAAGTGCTACTGGAGTCTATTTCTAGTATAGGTTAAAGGAGAAGTTCGTTGAAAATGTTCTCAGACTCAGGCCAtccatgatgtagatgagtttgtgaatgggtgccgtcagaatgagtccaaacaagctgatcaaaacatcacaataatcgacatgcatgactccagtccatcaattaacatcttgtgaagtgataaggctttttaactttaaactatcaCTTCCGACCGAAATATGAGCCCATAATCTATAAAAACGCTTCCTCCAAAGAAAAAGTCAATTTCCTCGCTGGTCCGTTTtcttgatgaatttgtttattacaaacacacagctttgctCTTTTgtagacattaattgatggactggagtcttgtggattattgttatgtttcTGTTAGTCTATTTATtagactctcattttgacggcacccattcactgcagaggatccagtgaGCAAGTGTTTCCGATAAAGAAATAGCAGTCTGTTCTACGCTGGAATTCGTTTATATCACTATTAGGTCTCTTTAAAATATTATGGATTTAATAAATCATCATTTTCTTAGATAGTTGtagagaaaacagacaaacattGCTCATTGGTCACTGTCAGACTTAAAACTATTCCTTCTCCATTTATAGGACATGGATCCAGCTTGGTACGTGGGTCAGATCACCCGCCGTGAGGCAGAGAAATGCCTGACAAGAGTTAACAGGGTGAGACCATTGTGCTCAAATATGACACTTGAAACTACATTTGCATTCTTATTTTCTTATTAGAAATTTATAGGGAATACAAATGTCATTCTTGATATCATCTGTTGAAATGTGCCCTCTCTCAGGATGGGACGTTCCTTGTGCGGGACAGTTCAAATCGATCTTCTAACCAGCCCTACACACTCGTGGTCCTGTACCAGGATAAAGTTTACAATATACAGATCCGCAGAAATCAAGATGGCTTCATGCTAGGCACTGGTCTGAAATCCTACGAGGTATTAAAACGGTTGTTTTTTATATGCTTGTAATCTTAGCTACATGCATAATGACCAAAATTGTAACACTATTGATTGTTTTTGGCAGACTTTCGAGCGGGTCAGCGACATTATCAACCAGCACAAACACAAGCCACTTCTTCTAATCGATGCGAAGAACCGAGAATCAAGCCAACAGAACCAGTGTGCTTTGATTTATCCAGCTAGATATTAAACCTTCATTCTACACAAAACTAAATGACAGTAACCAGTTTtggttattacatttaatttagtttcaCTCAAATCAACACATCATTCATAACCGTTTAATTCTCCCAGGTCTGTAAAAATATGACTTTGGTAGTCTGTAGCTACAACATTATTAAGTTCTGAATGCTGGACATTCCATGAATACATGTTCATATGAAAAACATAATGATAAATCAATACTTTATCAATATTAAGACCGTTTTCGTTATTTCTCAAACTTATCTTTGTATCTTTTATTTGAATTGTTCTACGATTCAAAGTGTTTATTTGTTGTGTTATATTTGTGTGCTCATGCAATTTGAATTGTATATTGACATAGTAATAAAGATGATATAATTATACAAGGAAACGCTATACGTTGCGTGAGGGAAAGAATCATGATTACATCATGCTAACTATCGGCaaggttttgtgttttgtgttttattcctGTGAAATAATTCTGTTCGCCTTCCATCAACAATTTGAGGACTCGCACAGGTCGCCGTTTCCCTAAATGCTCTTAAGCCTGTCAAACTACTTAAAACACTTTGTGGCCCGTGTAGCCAGTGTCCCTGGACATGTCCCCCGGTCTTTGTTTGACCCACCAGCGATACTTCCGCCAGGGTTAAATTCTCTGGTTTGTTTATTTAGATTTGAGTGaacattcagccaatcagaagacgAGACGAATTAATCTCTTTGGCGCATCTGTAGCGAGGTTCAAATCTCCTACTGCGCTCGCGATTTCACTTTGATCTCCCCgcggtttgggggggggggggggggggtaacatACACCCCAGGGAAAAAACAAAGGACGACTACGTCCTCTTTCAACGGATGCGAGCGATGCAATCGCGACGCGACAAAAGAACCCGTTAAGACCCAGGCATGTGAGCTCGCGCTGGATCCAGTGTGTGTTACTCTCTCTTACCTGTTAGTCGGTGTGGATAAAGgtataaatgagtaaatgtaaatatgcacagcataatctttttttttttcttttttctttttgtcgcGTTGCGACGCTCTCGTATCCTTTCACAATAAACCAAAGTTTGTGCCGAATA encodes:
- the lcp2a gene encoding lymphocyte cytosolic protein 2a isoform X2 — its product is MSSDSFPSKSEVLSWDSQRLADFLKKRNLTGCDKVVTRHSINGQRFLSMSDNDLQKFPKLHAPLISKICQEINKKRFFPAIPTIRPSPVPSFPQPPVEHHEDQAWDSEEFDSDDDYENPDSNDEGEASGGDYESPEEGSDSDNSYEPPPTEPNEDMAQICPAKPMENSDYIDSNRESRSQPPVPPERPGPGPALPLPVERPSVGLPMREERPLKRPQAPAVDRSKKPGALDRNHPPAVAGGRGTCSLDKVGQLQGRPAMEPPGDPIRIPKPSLPGVHRSASSVTPGYQNRKPEHMKERFHDDTAMHNSNTFPMHTRNLSPRPPGTHGKSYQTDNVHPNRSLPAKLQEAMNDHQRSARGPPLHADMGSKQDMDPAWYVGQITRREAEKCLTRVNRDGTFLVRDSSNRSSNQPYTLVVLYQDKVYNIQIRRNQDGFMLGTGLKSYETFERVSDIINQHKHKPLLLIDAKNRESSQQNQCALIYPARY
- the lcp2a gene encoding lymphocyte cytosolic protein 2a isoform X1, with protein sequence MSSDSFPSKSEVLSWDSQRLADFLKKRNLTGCDKVVTRHSINGQRFLSMSDNDLQKFPKLHAPLISKICQEINKKRFFPAIPTIRPSPVPSFPQPPVEHHEDQAWDSEEFDSDDDYENPDSNDEGEASGGDYESPEEGSDSDNSYEPPPTEPNEDMAQICPAKPMENSDYIDSNRESRSQPPVPPERPGPGPALPLPVERPSVSPSYFQTVGLPMREERPLKRPQAPAVDRSKKPGALDRNHPPAVAGGRGTCSLDKVGQLQGRPAMEPPGDPIRIPKPSLPGVHRSASSVTPGYQNRKPEHMKERFHDDTAMHNSNTFPMHTRNLSPRPPGTHGKSYQTDNVHPNRSLPAKLQEAMNDHQRSARGPPLHADMGSKQDMDPAWYVGQITRREAEKCLTRVNRDGTFLVRDSSNRSSNQPYTLVVLYQDKVYNIQIRRNQDGFMLGTGLKSYETFERVSDIINQHKHKPLLLIDAKNRESSQQNQCALIYPARY